The genome window CGAGTGAGAGACTTGAAAATTTATTAAGCAAGATTGAAGGCGTTGAAATTTTAGGAAACATAGAAGCTTCGGTTAGTGCTGTTAGTGCTATAGTTGAGAAAAATCCTGATCTGGTGTTCATCGAAGTTGAGATGCCTGTGAAGAATGGATTTGATGTGATGAGTGAGGTTAGAAACAAATATTCTGATTCTGAATTTATTTTAGTCACATCTTTCAACCATTACGCTATTAAGGCAATTAATTATTCAGTTTATGGATATTTATTAA of Bacteroidota bacterium contains these proteins:
- a CDS encoding response regulator → MKPITCLIVDNDQFASERLENLLSKIEGVEILGNIEASVSAVSAIVEKNPDLVFIEVEMPVKNGFDVMSEVRNKYSDSEFILVTSFNHYAIKAINYSVYGYLLKPVDYDELKEVVHGYIRSNKNSETHTYEY